Proteins from a genomic interval of Acetobacterium woodii DSM 1030:
- a CDS encoding heavy metal translocating P-type ATPase gives MSKTQFNISGMTCTACASAIERKVSQLNGVESAVINFSTENLIVQHDLNLAPIPTIIKTIEALGYGAELINNDLNAQSKVAEKSHSKPSYQNQIDEVNHRLIISLIFTLPLFYLAMAPMINLPVPSFLAGEQNILINALTQMFLTLPVIYICRHFYINGFKALWKRIPNMDSLVAVGTTASFSYGVIVLFILAYGFSYQNLELIHHYAHELYFESTTVILVLITLGKSLETKAKGKTSQAIEKLIALVPENARVLRNGIEVEISIDEVNINDVVIIRPGERIPVDGEILNGHSSVDESLLTGESLPIEKVTGDFVISGSMNKTGSFEFKATKIGQDTTLSKIIQLVEEAQSSKAPIARIADEISRYFVPVVMSLSVLTFVIWMFLGYGLSFALSAAISVLVISCPCALGLATPTAIMVGTGKGAEKGILFKNGPALEVLGKSNAIVFDKTGTLTNGSPAITDIILYDTQLNQNELLRMTASLEQKSEHPLSEAIITKTTELGLDLYDITHFDSRSGLGIQGQIDDHEIFIGNTKLMELENISVEPVMADYLRLSDLGKTPLLIGWDHAVKGIIAVADTIKENSHQAISQLRAMNIDVYMLTGDNERTAKAIGKLVNIENVIANVLPHEKSAMIKTLQSQGHQVIMVGDGINDAPALAQSDVGIAIGNGTDVAIESADVILMQNNLMNIVSAIQLSKATLRNIKQNLFWAFIYNVIGIPIAAGLLFIPFGLKLNPMFAAGAMSLSSVSVVLNALSLKTFKTKILAVDQLDYNENISLTELPTTIINNEKEGKKMKQTLKVNDMSCQHCVKRVEGILNGFDGIEAVFVSLEDGQASFTASETVDVNSVIAALTEAGYPASQITK, from the coding sequence ATGAGTAAAACACAATTTAATATTAGCGGTATGACTTGTACCGCTTGTGCCAGTGCCATTGAACGTAAAGTCAGTCAGCTAAATGGTGTTGAATCGGCTGTAATTAACTTTTCAACCGAAAATTTAATTGTCCAACACGACCTCAACCTTGCCCCGATTCCCACCATCATAAAAACAATTGAAGCGCTTGGATATGGCGCTGAATTAATTAATAATGACTTGAATGCCCAATCGAAGGTTGCTGAAAAATCACATTCTAAACCAAGTTATCAGAACCAAATCGACGAAGTGAATCATCGCTTAATCATCTCGCTTATTTTTACCTTGCCATTATTTTATCTGGCCATGGCGCCGATGATTAATTTACCAGTTCCTTCTTTTTTGGCTGGCGAACAAAATATTTTAATCAATGCCCTTACTCAGATGTTTCTGACTTTACCGGTTATTTACATTTGTCGTCATTTTTATATCAACGGTTTTAAAGCCTTATGGAAGCGTATTCCCAACATGGATTCACTTGTTGCGGTTGGCACCACCGCTTCGTTTTCTTATGGGGTTATTGTCCTTTTTATTCTTGCTTATGGATTCTCATATCAGAATCTTGAACTAATCCATCATTATGCTCATGAGCTTTATTTTGAATCAACGACCGTTATATTAGTATTAATTACCCTTGGAAAGTCACTTGAAACAAAAGCTAAAGGGAAAACTTCTCAGGCCATTGAAAAACTGATTGCACTTGTACCGGAAAATGCTCGTGTTTTACGAAATGGCATTGAAGTCGAAATTTCGATTGATGAAGTAAACATTAATGATGTTGTCATTATCCGTCCCGGAGAACGTATTCCCGTCGATGGCGAGATCCTAAATGGTCATTCCAGCGTTGATGAATCACTACTCACGGGTGAGAGTTTACCAATTGAAAAAGTCACCGGTGATTTTGTTATTTCTGGTAGTATGAACAAAACCGGTTCATTTGAATTTAAAGCGACAAAAATAGGACAAGATACAACGCTGAGTAAAATCATCCAACTCGTTGAAGAAGCACAATCTTCTAAAGCGCCGATTGCCAGAATTGCTGATGAAATCAGTCGCTACTTTGTCCCGGTTGTCATGAGCCTCTCGGTACTAACCTTTGTGATCTGGATGTTTTTAGGTTACGGTTTATCATTTGCGCTTTCGGCTGCTATATCCGTATTAGTCATTTCCTGCCCCTGTGCCTTGGGTCTTGCCACACCCACAGCTATTATGGTGGGAACCGGAAAAGGCGCTGAAAAAGGCATTTTATTTAAAAACGGACCTGCTTTAGAAGTATTGGGTAAATCGAATGCGATCGTTTTTGATAAAACCGGTACCCTAACCAATGGTTCACCGGCCATCACGGACATCATTCTATATGACACCCAACTTAATCAAAATGAATTATTGCGAATGACCGCTTCCCTGGAGCAAAAATCAGAACATCCACTTAGTGAAGCAATCATAACCAAAACAACTGAATTAGGATTAGATCTTTATGATATCACGCATTTTGATTCGCGTTCTGGTTTAGGTATTCAGGGCCAGATTGATGACCACGAAATATTCATAGGTAATACTAAACTTATGGAGTTAGAAAATATTTCGGTGGAACCGGTTATGGCTGATTATTTACGTTTATCGGATTTAGGTAAAACACCGCTATTGATTGGCTGGGATCACGCGGTTAAAGGTATCATCGCCGTTGCCGATACGATCAAGGAAAATAGCCATCAAGCCATTTCGCAACTGCGAGCAATGAACATCGATGTATATATGCTGACCGGCGACAACGAGCGAACGGCAAAAGCGATTGGAAAATTAGTCAACATCGAAAACGTCATTGCCAATGTTTTACCCCATGAAAAATCAGCAATGATCAAAACGTTACAATCGCAAGGTCATCAGGTAATTATGGTTGGCGACGGCATTAATGACGCGCCTGCATTAGCCCAAAGCGATGTCGGCATCGCGATTGGAAATGGCACCGATGTTGCCATTGAATCGGCGGATGTCATCTTGATGCAAAATAACTTAATGAATATTGTTTCGGCCATTCAGCTAAGTAAAGCAACATTACGAAATATCAAGCAAAATTTATTCTGGGCTTTTATTTATAACGTGATTGGCATTCCGATTGCCGCTGGTTTATTATTTATTCCGTTTGGATTAAAATTAAATCCTATGTTTGCCGCCGGAGCAATGAGTTTGAGTTCGGTTTCAGTTGTCCTTAATGCACTGTCATTAAAAACCTTTAAAACCAAGATTTTGGCTGTTGATCAGCTAGATTATAATGAAAATATTAGTCTCACTGAACTGCCAACAACAATAATAAATAATGAGAAAGAAGGAAAAAAAATGAAACAAACATTAAAAGTAAATGATATGAGTTGTCAACACTGCGTTAAACGGGTTGAGGGGATTTTAAATGGATTTGATGGAATTGAAGCGGTTTTTGTATCCCTTGAAGATGGACAGGCAAGTTTTACGGCGAGTGAAACCGTTGATGTCAACAGTGTTATTGCCGCTTTAACCGAAGCAGGTTATCCGGCTTCTCAGATCACTAAGTAA
- a CDS encoding metal-sensing transcriptional repressor: METKDRSIELNLLKTARGQIDGIIKMLENDRYCIDISKQILAVQALLKKTNLEILKKHMNSCVKDAFEKGNGEDKIDEIMLVLDKYYR, encoded by the coding sequence ATGGAAACAAAAGATCGTTCCATCGAACTTAATCTCCTTAAAACTGCTCGCGGACAAATTGATGGTATTATCAAAATGCTGGAAAATGATCGGTATTGTATTGATATCTCTAAACAGATTCTCGCGGTTCAGGCGTTATTGAAGAAAACAAATCTGGAAATTTTAAAAAAGCACATGAATTCATGTGTTAAAGACGCTTTTGAAAAAGGCAATGGTGAAGACAAGATTGACGAAATCATGCTTGTTTTAGATAAATATTATCGTTAA